The genomic interval AGACTAGTTtagtcagacaatttcaacaAGATTGGagaaaatgtagtaaaaaaaatggattttaaaaggTTAGTTATgtgatagtttttttaagtctatCTTCTTGTCAATCAAAAACTAGTATTTGATTAAACACTAATTTAAGTCCTTATATAATCAAAATAGAtgatttaaccccttcatgtctgaatttattctaaatttaaaaaaaaaatcttcaaagtgatgcTAAATTAGATGAAATGAAATAGTGCAAatgctataaaaaataaaataaaatgaacacatCGGCACAGCtgtcatgaataaaaaataaaacaatacaaacaattttttaaaaccacgatgtacatgtttgtttttaaagtaaagatggAGCTTTTACCATGGGAGTCGATGGGGACTTGCTTCCTTTtgaaaccagcctccagtggtcatttgaggaactgcaacatttgatgCTTTCAGGTTTGGTTCTAATTTAAGAATAAAGGGTCGGGGCTTATTACTTTTGAAGAGTTACAAGTCTTTGGTTTAAAATTAGCTTTCTATTGTCAcaagatgtgaaaaaaatatttaaaatataattttttacaaGATCTAAAGGTTAAATCTCAAGTCCTGGCATTTAAGATTCGTGTGTATCTCAAGTCCAAGTCTTAAGGCCAAGTTGCCGTGTCATCCATGTTGTGTTGTCTGTCACGTCTTGTGTTTTCGTCTACttctgttttggtgtttttcattGAATCTGATCCCTTCCCTTGATTTTCCGTAGGCGTGCACTTCAGCAGGCATCAGCACAGTCATGCAACCTCCTGCCGACACTTTCACCTGGGCGCTCCACAGGCACCCATCACATCTGAGTTTTCTCTGGGAACTGCCAGCCAGCCCCCACAGACAGGCCTGGCCGCCCACCTGTCCCCCACACACCACCTCACTGCCCTACTCGCACCCCCTCAGTTTCAGGATGTGGCCCTCGTGGCCCTCATTCCTACCTCAGGCCTTGCACCAGCAATACCTcatccagcagcagctcctggagGCGCAGCACCGCAGGATCCTCCCGCACTCCAGGTAGTCACTCAGCTACAGTAAACACAAATAGAGATGCACAGGCagggaaaaataaaacccaacacCATTCAATTTCAGAAGAACACAGGATCGGGTTCCTCAGAACCACAGACTGCGATCAGGCTATGAATACTCCCCTCCGCTCCATGTCCCCCCACCAATATCTCAACAGCCACGGTACTTGGCAGAAGGCACCGACTGGTGAGTCTGTCTGACACTAATGAGTCCTGCAGAGAGGAGAAATTATCCCACCAGTTTATCTCTGCGCCTATCCATCTGTCACACTGTCTGGCGTGAGTCATAATGCAGCTTTTGTCACACACCTGTCCTTCTTCAGGGATCTCAGCGTAGATGCCGGGCTTCCTCATCAGTACCagcttcagcagcttcctcaGCACTATCAGCATTATTTGGTCTCCCCTCGAATGCACCACTTCCCCAGGAACTCTTCCTCTTCTCAACTGGTACGCTGGTTTTACCTCCTGCAATTCATGAATACTAtaattcataaaacaaatgtgaCCTTAATTTCTTCACAAGTGTGAAGGAAGTAacaaaatcctttttgttttaataggTTGTCCATGAAATCCGAAACTACCCGTACCCACAGCTGCATCTGTTGGCTTTTCAAAGTCTGAATCCCTCGAGGCATGCCACTGCTGTGCGGGAAAGTTACGAGGTGAATctgtttctaaatttgtttgAAACACTTTATTCTCATGTGACACAGTGCCATTCTGCTGTAACTCTATTCTAGCTCTGGGTAAATTTAGCTGCTGTCTCCAAGCTTTAGACCAATTTGGTTCTTGCTTAAGATGAAAGCTTTAAGGTGCTTTTCTGACCTTGAAAACTGAAGCAGCGTCACCTCAGTTGCTGTGTGTTGAGTGCTCTTTCATACTGAACATTACTGCCTTTGTGCAGGAGCTTTTGCAGCTGGAGGACCGACTTGGAAGTGTCAGCAGAGGAGCTGTACAGACAACCATCGAGAGATTCACATTTCCTCACAAGTATAAGAAGGTGTGACAGCAAACAAGATCTCACTGACACAAAAGcagtccatttttattttattttttggcacttTATTTATGTCTGCGTAACCTGACAGAGAAAGCCCCTGCAGCTGAAGATtggtgaagaagaggaggaaacagatGTGGATGAAAAGTGTACCATCTGTTTGTCCATGCTGGAGGATGGAGAGGACGTCAGGTGAGGGATTTATCTTAAATCTGTAAATTATGGTGTCAAAAGAAAAGGCAGATCAGGACTATAGTTAaattttaaccctgtaaagcacTCTATAATCACAGAATGGAcagaaatgtcaattttttaggaaataagatgtttttaaatccttaaagGAAACCCACAGGAAAAGCTttccaacatatttttttataaagagaTATAGATGACATAAATTGTGATCTATGGGTGATTTTGGTAACTTTTCAGGAAAAATAGCACCTTGTTTACtcactgtctcaaatttaataaacaaactgtACTATAAAGAAAGAATTATCAacacattttgaattatttcaatacagcaagtagtcacttaaaaaaaattatagcaaaAGAGGAGTTTTTCtgacaataaagttttaaaattttgctaaacttttaccctaaaagtgttttggagatttcatggaggcagccattttgaaataagcaggaaaagccattctactgcccctagtggaatgacaATGCACTACAGggtagaaaacatggaccaagttataTAAAATGGGTTTATGAGGACATatttgatcatgctaatgagataaaGGTCACAGAAATGTATGTatccgcccagcatattttctacataacaaaacactgttttttaaatgacatttttttgttttccccgtgacttgaataaaaaaaaatgcaaatttaagcttaattgtctttatatatgtcctccatcatccgaaaaatgtcaaaagaacacattaaaaacaccaacaatatAATTTTCATCAGCGTGGGTCTTTACAGGTTGATCCAGAAGATGCTTTGCTGCAAACCCGACTATTTTCTTCAGTTCTGATTCAGCTGAAGAGTATTCCTCCTTAAGTGCTTGGCACTATGTCATTCAGCTCAAGCAGTGAAAAATCAATAAGCAGCAAAACGTCTTCTAAATCAACCTCTGAAGTCCCGTTTCCCTGAAGAACAGAATCCTGTGTTTCTGCTCAAAAAAGACAAGAGAACCCTGTGAAGTTCAAAAGCATATACCtcacaaatattttatcaaacaaaTGAACTTCTTTGGGtgtaatgtttgaaaatgtaaaggAATCGGAAAAGCACAAAAGCTACTTCtagagaaatttaaaaaactgaacaattgAAATGCGTCAATGATGTTGAAGTTTTatattctttgcattttttacgttttttttttccaaattcaaCCTTTAGAATAAACGTTAAACTAAGTTTCTCAATATTTCTAAGAATATATTAAACATCTCTTTCATTGTGTGGATTGCAGATccattagaaacattttttgcacaatcTGACCTACAAAAGTTCAATCAACTAAACATCTAAAGTTGTTATTTGAGGTCCTTGAATGTCTCCTTTAacagcataaaaacatttttctttgattttttcaaACCAAATCTAGGatgtcaaacattaaaaatatacaataaaattcATGTTGGATTTGACCAATTTTCCCCCCTGAAAAGGTCTAAGTAGGTtaaatttttgcaaatttggaaaaattaacAGCTGGAAAGCACTTTTCTTTCCACAAGGACTTCATGTGTAAACAAAGTTAGACAGAAAGTTTTATGGTGTCCTACATTGGAAATGCacgttcaagtggccactttcaaTTGAAAGTCTATGTACGTTCACACTGGCTGCGTTCCAGCGTaattaaaaagtctaattaaaTGCACTTCAACATGAatttcaggcttctgcattCAGGACGCTCGCGTTCACGTGCAAGTTTTTTAAGTCCGGTTCTATGTATAAATCAGCCGTTCATTGATCGCATGCTGGAAGTTCAACTAGATGAACTTCTTGACGGTCTCGTATTTGGTGGTGACATGTGGGTAACATCCTTTTCATAAGGGAACCGTTTAAAAACCGATCAGGTGGGACAGCCTAATAATTGCGGTTTTGTTTCATACATTTATAAGAACAGAGCTGTAaataaaagcctggagcaagagtTGCAGAATTTGCACCGCTTTTacatttcacatcaagcctcttccaactgtaggtggtgggtGAGCgatagtaaacagtaaaaaaacaaaagaagcccATCCCTACCGCCACCTGcttgtctggtgtgaacaccacCGGCTGTACATGAATACAGCACATTCTTGAACGCGCCACACGTGACTTGTATGAAACGTACCTTATGTAAACACTTGTAAATACGCATTTAGagttgtgaaataaaaagtttggagCAAAACATTTTACACCAACCCTCTATGACTGGAAGTATCGGGtcgcaacagtccagtgtgaacgccatACACACTCAAGAATGCTTGATTGGTGTGTTCCTGAATGTGCCCGATGTGTACTTAGCATTAGAGCCCtcagcttagaaaaaaaaaaaaagagcgtCGCTTTTAAGCATGCAGGAGCTCAGCTGTCGCAGAAGCATGTGAGACCAGTGACTGAACAGAAGTCTTGTACAACATGATACTCTCCCCTGAATGTGAACACAATTGTCAGCTCAGAGGAATTCACGCACACCCATGAGAATCCTCACTGACCCCATGTTCATCTGCCTCTTGTTTCTGCAGGAGACTTCCCTGCATGCACCTCTTCCACCAGGGCTGCGTGGACCAGTGGTTGGCCACCAGCAGGAAGTGTCCAATCTGTCGAGTTGACATCGAAACACAGCTGAGCCCCGACAGCTGATGGGATTCAGCTCGATCTCTCGTTTGGTTTCTTTGCTTCTTCCACTCCCCTTCTATTGTGCGGGGTGTTTTTGCCAAATGTCTAAAGACTTCATGTGACATAACAACCCCTCTGATTCATGCTTTACTGAGCCAAACCAGAACCGAGAGAGGCTGCAAAGGGCTCTCTTTATATAGAAGCACATTCATTTGGGAGAAAAAGACACATACACGCTACTGTACACAGGGTTTACTTGTAGCTTGCTGGTTGTTAGTAGGGTTTTGTCGCTGTTGTGGTGTTGTACTGTTGGTAGCCACGGGCTGTGTAGCATGTCCTCAAAGCCATGACACAATTTCCTAAGAGAGAAAAATGTGGCGCCACGCACAGCGTTGGCGCCTTTTCCTCTCTTTGCTGTCTCTTTCTAGTGatatattaataaattatatatatttctctTATTCAGCCAGCCAGAATGCCACAAACACTAAAGCTTTGATGCTATGTTTACCTAAAGATCATTTGTGGTTGTAGTAGAGTAGCAGCAACCAATAAGTGACACCTGGTGCGCATTTTTGGGGGCCAAGCACCGGCTAGCTGAGTGTTTTGATCCCATCATGcagcttttgacatttttgcaaTACAGTTGTACCTTTAACTTCGGTTGGATGTCACGTGAGATTGTGAGTAGGTCTCCTTCACTGCCGCGGAAAAGTGTGAGtgcattggattttttttatatataaacagGTAAAAGTGTTTTaccaaaatgcattttgttgAAGTGTAGCTTATCTGCTCacaggttttgtgtgtgtttgtgtgtgttcagtGTATGACTGAAAGCCTAGCAAAAGTGGATGTTTGCCGAAGTTGACCACGACCCCTTAAAAGGTTGTTAGCATATAGCATGACCACTTGAGTGCTTTTACAACactaagccaaaaaaaagggattaaaaaaaatggaagctgTACTGCAGGTGCATCTATATCTCTCAGCTGGGCTTGTGTGTGCTACAAATGCACGGTTCTATGTTGTTTAGAATGGTACAGAAAAGCCTGTGCATGGCTTATTGTTTGAGCTTTGATAATAATTGaaacactaattaaaaaaaaaaaaaagtcagtcagCAGTTGCTCCCCTGACTCATCCTTGGTGGTAGCGACGGGATCCTGTTGATGTTTACCTTATTGCCTAAAGAGCAAGCACACGTGACGATagttaaagcaacaaaaaagttctgtttttggtACTGCGTTCACATCCGTTCATGTTTAGGTAGAGATCCACGCGGCGTTTGAGCTGGGAGAAGAGCTTCTGCATATTGATCTAGTGTATTACTGTGACGGACCTCCCTCGTGGTTGCTATGCTGGTTGCTATGCTGTATTGCTAGAACATGTAGAACGTGATGCGACTGA from Oryzias melastigma strain HK-1 linkage group LG12, ASM292280v2, whole genome shotgun sequence carries:
- the rnf165a gene encoding LOW QUALITY PROTEIN: E3 ubiquitin-protein ligase RNF165 (The sequence of the model RefSeq protein was modified relative to this genomic sequence to represent the inferred CDS: deleted 1 base in 1 codon), translated to MVLVHVGYLVLPDFSSVRNRGVHFSRHQHSHATSCRHFHLGAPQAPITSEFSLGTASQPPQTGLAAHLSPTHHLTALLAPPQFQDVPSWPSFLPQALHQQYLIQQQLLEAQHRRILPHSRRTQDRVPQNHRLRSGYEYSPPLHVPPPISQQPRYLAEGTDWDLSVDAGLPHQYQLQQLPQHYQHYLVSPRMHHFPRNSSSSQLVVHEIRNYPYPQLHLLAFQSLNPSRHATAVRESYEELLQLEDRLGSVSRGAVQTTIERFTFPHKYKKRKPLQLKIGEEEEETDVDEKCTICLSMLEDGEDVRRLPCMHLFHQGCVDQWLATSRKCPICRVDIETQLSPDS